In one Natator depressus isolate rNatDep1 chromosome 26, rNatDep2.hap1, whole genome shotgun sequence genomic region, the following are encoded:
- the SLC18A1 gene encoding chromaffin granule amine transporter yields MPRAVECAPWRWMKEGRESRRLVLVVVFVALLLDNMLLTVVVPIVPTFLYATEYKGANSSASQNWIVAAPTAFAAPPFSSMFSHFDNTTVTVSDYTVVNTTVGVNETESSSLPQLTGTSLPPKNSCVDGEEFLMEENVRVGLLFASKALIQLTINPFVGPLTNRIGYHIPMFAGFIIMFLSTVMFAFSGTYTLLLVARALQGIGSSFSSVAGLGMLASVYTDDYERGNAMGIALGGLALGVLVGAPFGSVMYEFVGKSAPFLILACLALLDGALQLCILQPSKISPESIKSTPVFALLRDPYILVAAGALCFANMGVAMLEPTLPIWMMQTMCSPKWQLGMAFLPASISYLIGTNLFGVLAHKMGRWLCSLIGMIVVGISLLCVPLAQNIYGLIGPNGGLGFAIGMVDSSMMPIMGYLVDLRHTSVYGSVYAIADVAFCMGFAIGPSTGGVIVRAIGFPWLMVIIGVTNIAYAPLCWYLRSPPAKEEKIAILNQEYPMQTKCYATQKPLREFPLTDGSDEEAESEE; encoded by the exons ATGCCTCGAGCGGTGGAGTGCGCCCCCTGGAGGTGGATGAAGGAGGGAAGGGAGTCGCGGAGACTGGTTCTGGTGGTCGTGTTTGTCGCTCTGCTGCTGGACAATATGCTGCTCACTGTTGTGG TGCCAATCGTCCCCACCTTCCTCTATGCAACAGAATATAAAGGTGCAAACAGCTCTGCTTCGCAGAACTGGATCGTGGCAGCCCCCACGGCCTTTGCAgctcctcccttctcctccatgtTCTCTCACTTTGACAACACCACAGTGACTGTCTCAGACTACACGGTTGTCAACACCACAGTGGGGGTGAATGAGACAGAAAGCAGCAGCCTGCCTCAGCTCACTGGGACCAGCCTGCCACcaaaaaacagctgtgtagacggTGAGGAGTTCCTCATGGAGGAGAACGTGCGTGTTGGACTGCTGTTTGCCTCCAAGGCTCTTATTCAGCTCACAATCAATCCATTTGTGGGTCCCCTGACTAACAG GATAGGATACCACATTCCCATGTTCGCTGGATTCATCATCATGTTTCTCTCTACAGTCA TGTTTGCTTTCTCAGGTACCTACACCCTGCTGCTTGTGGCTAGAGCGCTTCAGGGCATTGGCTCATCCTTTTCATCTGTCGCAG GCCTGGGAATGCTGGCAAGTGTGTACACAGATGACTACGAGAGAGGAAACGCTATGGGGATAGCATTAGGAGGTCTGGCATTGGGGGTGCTTG TTGGGGCTCCCTTTGGAAGTGTGATGTATGAGTTTGTTGGAAAATCAGCCCCCTTTCTGATCCTGGCATGCTTAGCCCTTTTGGACGGAG CTTTACAGCTGTGCATACTGCAGCCCTCTAAGATTTCCCCCGAA AGCATCAAAAGCACCCCCGTATTTGCATTGCTGCGAGATCCCTACATCCTGGTTGCTGCAG GTGCCCTGTGCTTTGCTAACATGGGGGTGGCAATGCTGGAGCCCACGTTACCCATCTGGATGATGCAAACCATGTGCTCCCCAAAGTGGCAGCTGG GGATGGCGTTCCTGCCTGCCAGCATATCTTACCTCATTGGCACCAACCTCTTTGGGGTGTTGGCCCACAAAATGGGGCG GTGGCTGTGCTCCCTGATTGGAATGATTGTAGTGGGGATTAGTCTCCTTTGT GTGCCTCTTGCGCAAAATATTTATGGACTGATCGGCCCGAACGGTGGGCTTGGCTTTGCCATAG GCATGGTGGATTCCTCGATGATGCCTATTATGGGATACCTGGTGGACCTTCGCCACACCTCTGTCTATGGCAGCGTCTATGCCATTGCTGATGTTGCCTTCTGCATGGGCTTTGCGATCG GTCCATCTACCGGGGGTGTGATTGTACGGGCTATTGGGTTTCCTTGGCTCATGGTCATCATTGGAGTGACCAACATCGCTTACGCCCCTCTCTGCTGGTACCTGCGGAGCCCTCCGGCTAAAGAGGAGAAGATT GCAATTTTAAACCAGGAATACCCCATGCAAACCAAATGCTACGCCACCCAGAAACCTCTGCGGGAATTCCCCCTGACAGATGGTAGTGACGAGGAGGCAGAGAGTGAGGAATAG